The genome window TACGAAAACTTGGCCACGCCCATCACGCTCGGTCGCGAGGAAGGAAACTCCATTCAATTGAATGACGAGCGGGTAAGCCGCTTTCATCTCAAAATTCAAAGCGACCGTGACAAAGTGGTGCTGACGGACCTGCAAAGCACCAATGGCACCAAAGTCAACGGCGAAGACGTCCAAGTGCGGATTTTACGCCACGGAGACCTGATCTCCATCGGTAGGTCGGTGGTGTTGTTTGGTTCGCCGCAAGAAATCAACGACCGGATCGCGGAACTACAGCGGCAGCACGGGGCCGAGTCCCTTTCCGACAGCAAAGCGCAAGGGGCCAAGGTCGAATCAGGCACGGGAAGCCAAATCTCCGCCAACCCGCAGGACTTTGACTTTGAGCTGAATTGGAGTTCCAGTTACGACTATCAGCATTTGCTGCATCAATTGCAACTGCCGGACCTGCCCCAGGAACTTAGTCCCGCGCAGACCGCGCAACTTTCGGAATTGCTCGAGTACATGCACATTCGCCTGCGGCAAGTTCTGGCCGCCGCCAAGATTAAAGGCCCGATGGAGCTAGTGCTATTAGAGTATCAACCCTGGCAGCAACTACTGGATCTGCAGGGGAAACTGGCCGAATATCTGAAAACGATCGGCGATCCGCGGGAATAGTTAATTCGCGTTCCCCGGCGATGCTGTTCCACCCTTTGCTTGGCTGATCCCCGACAGAGGGGATCTCCCCTGGTTTCTCCCGCCGCAAATAACGCCCGCCGCCATGCGGGCGTATATTTGCAAAGCGTGGGGAATGTCTTTACTAGGCGACCAGCTTCAATTCCGGCGCGATGCCGGTGATGCCATAGACAAACTCTTCGAAAATCCGCACATCCAGGGCCGACGCGCTGTCCGCCTCGGGATGGAACTGCGTGCCCACCGCCAGCCAGTCGGGCTGGATGCTTTCGATGGCTTCCACCACGCCATCCGGGCAGCGGGCCGAAACCACGAAACCGGGGGCGATCTCGTCACAGGCCATGTGATGCATGCTGTTCACGCGAATTTCGCTGTCTCCGTACACCCGTTCGAGCATGGTGCCCGGCACGACGGTCAGGGAATGACGATGCCCCGCGTCCAACGGATCCTTATGCGGAATCGCCTTGGGGCAGTCCTCGGGCAGGTGCAAAAATAAATTTCCCCCTTGCGACAGGTTCAGCAGTTGCATCCCCACGCCAATCGCCAGGATCGGCAGCCGCCGCAATGA of Pirellulales bacterium contains these proteins:
- a CDS encoding FHA domain-containing protein gives rise to the protein MANITLRILDGTDRGRVYENLATPITLGREEGNSIQLNDERVSRFHLKIQSDRDKVVLTDLQSTNGTKVNGEDVQVRILRHGDLISIGRSVVLFGSPQEINDRIAELQRQHGAESLSDSKAQGAKVESGTGSQISANPQDFDFELNWSSSYDYQHLLHQLQLPDLPQELSPAQTAQLSELLEYMHIRLRQVLAAAKIKGPMELVLLEYQPWQQLLDLQGKLAEYLKTIGDPRE
- a CDS encoding gamma-glutamyl-gamma-aminobutyrate hydrolase family protein — protein: MVRSPSGMAGDTRPPAAVDAEFIFTDSWIESRKRRCMMRGKPIIGINADYRNAKKDSPAFSFLSAGYYDAILKAGGIPLIIPPQTNQDDLERILDLLDGIVFVGGADLDPRRDGYMLHPSIRLLEERREDFDRLLMQLVSLRRLPILAIGVGMQLLNLSQGGNLFLHLPEDCPKAIPHKDPLDAGHRHSLTVVPGTMLERVYGDSEIRVNSMHHMACDEIAPGFVVSARCPDGVVEAIESIQPDWLAVGTQFHPEADSASALDVRIFEEFVYGITGIAPELKLVA